From the Chloroflexus aurantiacus J-10-fl genome, one window contains:
- a CDS encoding bacteriochlorophyll c-binding family protein — protein sequence MATRGWFSESSAQVAQIGDIMFQGHWQWVSNALQATAAAVDNINRNAYPGVSRSGSGEGAFSSSPSNGFRPKRIRSRFNR from the coding sequence ATGGCGACGAGAGGCTGGTTCTCGGAGTCGTCGGCGCAGGTGGCGCAAATCGGCGACATCATGTTCCAGGGCCACTGGCAATGGGTCTCGAATGCGCTACAGGCCACCGCGGCAGCGGTTGACAACATCAACCGCAATGCTTACCCGGGCGTGTCCCGGAGCGGCTCGGGCGAGGGAGCGTTCAGCAGCAGCCCGAGCAACGGCTTCCGTCCGAAGCGCATTCGCTCGCGCTTCAACCGCTAG
- a CDS encoding ArsA family ATPase, with translation MRTLIFTGKGGVGKTSVAAATALRAADRGLKTLVMSTDPAHSLADSLDLEGPLGPEPVRITKNLDALEVSIYHDIESNWGIVREHFAQLMAEQGVQGILADEMSVLPGMEEAFPLIRIKKHKERGDYDLLVIDCAPTGETLRLLSAPETFKWAINMLRGAERYVIRPLIRPMSKITPGLNKMVAPPEVYDAVDEMFRQMEGVTATLANPRETSIRLVMNPEKMVIKESQRALTYLSMYGMTVDMVVVNKILPLDQDSGYLNHWRDVQQRYLQDVEHAFVPLPIRRVPYYPEEVVGLEKLRQMGDDIYGDMDPTAVLYDRAPLDIAKVGDKSYRVKIRLPFADVSQLDLYQNGDELVIQIGDFRRVITLPTSLAGLEAGQAEMEGEWLIVPFMAPQMAQR, from the coding sequence ATGCGCACTCTAATCTTCACCGGCAAAGGTGGCGTTGGCAAGACAAGTGTCGCCGCAGCAACAGCTCTCCGGGCCGCCGATCGAGGCTTGAAGACGCTAGTCATGAGCACCGATCCGGCCCACTCGCTGGCCGACTCGCTCGATCTGGAAGGGCCACTCGGCCCGGAACCGGTTCGGATTACCAAAAACCTCGATGCGCTTGAAGTGAGCATTTATCACGATATCGAGAGCAACTGGGGTATCGTGCGTGAGCACTTCGCGCAACTGATGGCCGAGCAGGGCGTACAGGGCATTCTGGCCGACGAGATGAGCGTCCTGCCAGGTATGGAAGAGGCTTTTCCGCTCATCCGCATCAAGAAACACAAAGAGCGTGGCGACTACGATCTCCTGGTGATCGACTGCGCACCAACGGGAGAAACGCTGCGCCTGCTCTCAGCCCCCGAGACGTTCAAATGGGCAATCAACATGCTACGCGGTGCCGAGCGCTACGTCATCAGGCCGTTGATCCGGCCCATGAGCAAGATTACGCCCGGCCTTAACAAAATGGTTGCCCCACCCGAAGTCTATGATGCGGTTGATGAGATGTTCCGCCAGATGGAGGGGGTAACGGCAACACTGGCCAACCCGCGGGAGACATCGATCCGCCTGGTGATGAACCCGGAAAAGATGGTCATCAAAGAGAGCCAGCGCGCCTTAACCTACCTGTCGATGTACGGTATGACCGTCGATATGGTAGTGGTGAACAAGATTTTGCCCCTCGATCAGGATAGCGGCTATCTGAACCACTGGCGCGATGTGCAACAGCGCTATCTCCAGGATGTTGAACATGCCTTCGTGCCGTTGCCTATCCGGCGGGTACCGTACTATCCCGAAGAAGTGGTGGGCCTGGAGAAGCTACGCCAGATGGGAGATGACATTTACGGCGATATGGATCCAACTGCCGTGCTCTACGACCGGGCACCGCTGGACATTGCCAAAGTTGGTGATAAATCGTACCGGGTCAAGATCCGCCTGCCATTCGCTGATGTGTCGCAGCTCGATCTGTATCAGAACGGCGACGAGCTGGTGATACAGATCGGCGACTTCCGGCGGGTCATTACGCTGCCGACCAGTCTGGCCGGCCTGGAAGCCGGTCAGGCCGAGATGGAGGGTGAATGGTTGATTGTCCCCTTCATGGCGCCGCAAATGGCGCAACGCTGA